The Candidatus Ancaeobacter aquaticus genome includes a window with the following:
- the leuC gene encoding 3-isopropylmalate dehydratase large subunit — translation MGLTITQKILAAHCGKDAVTPGEIIYANVDIALGNDITAPIAIDNFKKCGAKEVFNKDKIALVPDHFSPNKDIKSAEHCKVLRDFAKEHDITHYFELGQMGIEHALLPEQGIVLPGDLVIGADSHTCTYGALGAFSTGVGSTDLAAAYITGKAWFKVPETIKFVYTGKLNKWVSGKDLILYTIGDIGVDGALYKSMEFTGNTIDTLPITGRLTMCNMAIEAGAKNGIIVPDDITEEYVKNRAKRQYKKYASDPDAVYCDTREYDVSKIEPQVAFPHLPENTKNISDVGDVKIDQVVIGSCTNGQLADLREAAQVLKGKQVAKYLRAIVIPATQTIYMDALHEGLIDIFVNAGAVVSTPTCGPCLGGHMGVLAKGERAVATTNRNFVGRMGDPESEVYLSNPAVAAASAIAGKIAHPDNV, via the coding sequence ATGGGACTTACAATTACACAGAAAATACTTGCCGCACATTGCGGTAAAGATGCGGTTACTCCGGGCGAGATAATCTATGCGAATGTTGATATTGCTTTAGGAAATGACATAACAGCCCCTATAGCAATAGACAACTTTAAAAAATGCGGGGCAAAAGAAGTATTCAATAAAGATAAGATCGCGCTTGTACCTGATCATTTTAGCCCGAACAAAGACATTAAATCTGCTGAGCACTGTAAAGTGCTGAGAGATTTTGCTAAAGAACATGATATAACACATTATTTTGAATTAGGACAGATGGGAATTGAGCACGCACTATTACCGGAACAGGGCATAGTTCTTCCGGGAGACTTAGTGATAGGAGCAGACAGCCATACCTGTACTTATGGGGCCTTAGGCGCTTTTTCTACGGGCGTCGGCAGTACTGATCTTGCGGCCGCATACATTACCGGAAAAGCATGGTTCAAAGTTCCTGAAACGATCAAATTTGTCTACACAGGAAAGCTGAATAAGTGGGTATCGGGAAAAGACCTTATTTTATATACCATAGGAGACATCGGTGTTGATGGCGCGCTTTATAAATCGATGGAGTTTACAGGAAACACAATAGATACGTTACCGATAACCGGTCGTTTAACGATGTGTAACATGGCAATCGAAGCAGGCGCTAAAAACGGCATTATCGTACCGGATGATATAACTGAAGAGTATGTAAAGAATCGTGCGAAGAGACAATATAAAAAATATGCAAGTGATCCTGATGCGGTATATTGTGATACGCGAGAGTACGATGTAAGCAAAATAGAGCCGCAGGTCGCGTTTCCGCATCTGCCGGAAAATACGAAAAATATAAGTGATGTTGGGGATGTAAAAATAGATCAGGTGGTGATCGGTTCATGTACTAATGGTCAGCTCGCAGATTTGCGGGAAGCGGCACAGGTATTAAAAGGAAAACAAGTTGCAAAGTATCTTCGCGCAATAGTGATCCCCGCAACACAGACAATTTATATGGATGCGTTACATGAAGGCCTAATTGATATATTTGTTAATGCAGGTGCGGTAGTATCCACGCCGACATGCGGTCCATGTCTTGGCGGTCACATGGGTGTTTTAGCGAAAGGTGAGCGCGCAGTAGCGACAACAAACAGAAATTTTGTTGGGAGAATGGGGGATCCTGAGAGCGAAGTATATCTCTCAAACCCTGCAGTAGCCGCAGCGAGCGCGATAGCAGGGAAGATCGCACATCCTGATAACGTATAA
- the leuD gene encoding 3-isopropylmalate dehydratase small subunit — MMKGKAWKFGKDINTDEIIPARYLNTIDPDELAKHCMEDADKDFMKKVAPGDIIVAGKNFGCGSSREHAPICIKAAKISCVIAESFARIFYRNSFNMGLYIFESKEAAEKIEEGNELEIDIAGGLINNITKNEKYTIQPIPDFMQELINAGGLLEFVKKQGVKE; from the coding sequence ATGATGAAGGGTAAAGCGTGGAAATTTGGTAAGGATATTAATACCGATGAAATAATACCGGCACGATATTTGAATACAATTGATCCTGATGAGCTTGCAAAACATTGCATGGAAGATGCAGACAAAGATTTTATGAAAAAGGTCGCTCCGGGAGATATCATTGTCGCGGGAAAGAATTTTGGCTGTGGATCGAGCAGGGAACACGCGCCGATATGTATTAAAGCCGCAAAGATATCATGTGTTATCGCAGAATCATTTGCGCGTATATTTTATAGAAATTCATTCAACATGGGACTCTATATCTTTGAGTCTAAAGAAGCGGCGGAAAAAATTGAAGAAGGAAACGAATTAGAGATCGATATAGCCGGCGGTTTGATCAATAACATAACAAAAAATGAAAAATATACAATTCAACCGATACCCGACTTTATGCAGGAGCTGATCAATGCGGGCGGTTTATTAGAATTTGTAAAAAAGCAAGGAGTAAAGGAATGA
- a CDS encoding type II toxin-antitoxin system RelE/ParE family toxin, which yields MDYRLLYHPAGLKEDLTVIPSGIKLMIKNAIEMRLLKDPISFGKPLRQSLKGHRKFRVGDWRVIYRIEKKDIFILKIGHLKDVYQKVVTIKR from the coding sequence ATGGACTATCGATTGCTTTATCATCCTGCTGGCCTGAAAGAAGATCTAACGGTTATCCCATCTGGTATAAAATTAATGATCAAGAATGCTATTGAAATGCGGCTACTCAAGGATCCGATTTCTTTCGGTAAACCTTTACGGCAAAGCTTGAAAGGACATAGAAAGTTTAGAGTCGGAGACTGGCGCGTAATATATCGCATTGAAAAGAAAGACATTTTTATACTTAAAATTGGACACCTAAAAGATGTATACCAAAAAGTAGTCACAATAAAGAGATAA
- a CDS encoding 3-isopropylmalate dehydrogenase, producing MSKSYKIAVMGGDGTGPEVVAEGLKVLRVAQDKFNFKLDTTDFDFGGERYMRTGETLPDSAIDDLRQFDAIYLGAIGHPDVKPGILEKGILLKARFALDQYINLRPVKLYPGVETPLRDKTADDIDFVVVRENTEGLYVGTGGYLRKGTPDEVAIQESINTRKGVERCLRYAYKYTQERNKRKTLTLCGKTNVLTFAFDLWERAFNELSKEYSDVKTEYAHVDATCMWMVKNPEWFDVIVTDNMFGDIITDLGAMIQGGMGIAAGGNINPDGVSMFEPIGGSAPKYTGQNVINPLAAICAGQMMLEVLGEKEAAAKIEASVMKAVKNDIKSMSAGKMGYSTTEVGDLVAKYVSE from the coding sequence ATGAGTAAAAGTTATAAGATAGCAGTAATGGGTGGTGATGGAACAGGTCCGGAAGTGGTAGCAGAAGGATTAAAAGTATTACGTGTTGCACAAGACAAATTTAATTTTAAACTTGATACAACAGATTTTGATTTTGGAGGTGAACGCTACATGCGTACAGGTGAAACACTTCCTGATAGCGCAATAGATGATCTCAGGCAGTTTGATGCGATCTATCTCGGTGCGATAGGGCATCCTGACGTGAAGCCGGGCATACTTGAAAAAGGAATTCTTCTTAAAGCGCGTTTCGCGCTAGATCAGTATATCAATCTTCGACCGGTAAAACTGTATCCCGGTGTTGAGACACCGCTTAGAGACAAAACAGCGGACGATATTGATTTTGTCGTTGTCCGTGAGAATACGGAAGGTTTGTATGTAGGGACCGGAGGATATCTTCGTAAAGGCACACCTGATGAAGTAGCGATACAGGAAAGTATCAATACCCGTAAAGGCGTTGAAAGATGTTTGCGGTATGCCTATAAGTATACGCAAGAACGAAACAAGAGAAAGACACTGACTTTATGCGGAAAAACAAATGTTCTTACATTTGCCTTTGATCTGTGGGAGAGAGCATTCAATGAACTCTCAAAAGAATATAGTGATGTAAAGACAGAATATGCGCACGTTGACGCGACATGCATGTGGATGGTAAAAAATCCTGAGTGGTTTGACGTGATTGTGACCGATAATATGTTTGGAGATATAATCACTGACCTTGGAGCTATGATACAGGGCGGTATGGGTATTGCCGCAGGCGGAAACATCAATCCTGATGGAGTATCGATGTTTGAGCCGATAGGCGGCTCAGCACCAAAATATACTGGTCAGAACGTTATAAATCCTTTAGCAGCGATTTGCGCGGGACAGATGATGCTTGAAGTACTTGGCGAAAAAGAAGCAGCAGCGAAAATCGAAGCGTCGGTTATGAAGGCCGTTAAAAATGATATTAAGTCAATGTCAGCAGGTAAAATGGGGTATTCTACCACTGAAGTAGGTGATTTAGTGGCTAAATATGTGAGCGAATGA
- a CDS encoding nucleotidyltransferase: MEFKTVLNILINSFNKEHVEYALVGGFALGILGVHRATVDMDFLVLSDDQAKIDSILKENGYECTYKSDNVSQYTSPLKVFGEVDFIHAFRDISVSMLRRAVEKDIFDKELKIKVLIPEDIIGLKVQALINNEERAVQEYSDIESLMVHYNKQLDWELIEEYFLLFDLKEKYEQLKVRYGQVKR; the protein is encoded by the coding sequence ATGGAATTCAAAACTGTATTAAACATACTTATAAATAGTTTCAATAAGGAACATGTTGAATATGCTCTTGTGGGTGGTTTTGCTCTTGGTATTTTAGGTGTGCACAGAGCAACTGTTGATATGGATTTTTTGGTATTGAGTGATGATCAGGCTAAAATAGATTCGATATTAAAAGAAAATGGATATGAATGCACCTACAAATCTGATAATGTGTCGCAATACACATCGCCACTTAAGGTATTTGGTGAGGTCGATTTTATACATGCATTTAGAGATATTTCTGTATCAATGTTAAGAAGGGCTGTTGAAAAAGATATATTTGACAAAGAATTGAAAATAAAAGTATTAATACCTGAAGATATTATTGGTTTAAAGGTGCAAGCTTTGATAAATAATGAGGAAAGAGCAGTACAAGAATATTCGGATATTGAATCTTTGATGGTACATTATAATAAACAACTAGACTGGGAGCTGATAGAAGAATATTTCTTGCTATTTGATTTAAAAGAAAAATATGAACAGTTGAAGGTGCGATATGGCCAGGTTAAGCGATAA
- the pyk gene encoding pyruvate kinase — MTHKTKILATLGPATSSEKMIKSLICTGVDAFRLNFSHSTHDEHKKLIRIIRKISKELKTSVSIVQDLGGPKIRVGTVNDEKKVYLKKGNSIRIVKKEITGDENCISTNYGDIVNAVKIGQRILINDGIISLRVKEKKNNELICDIIAGGLLSSRKGINLPETKLSLPSLTDKDKKDLLFGLTNNVDYIALSFVRSVSDIQMLKSIIMKQNKKTPVIAKIEKPEAIKNIDAIIDAVDGIMIARGDLAIETAIESVPIYQKKIIQKCREKHVLVITATQMLESMVENAVPTRAEASDVANAIIDGTDCVMLSAETSVGKYPVRVVSTMRRIIKSAQQSLWGKTDYIKMLHLKGYIPQEAISHSACLAADEMGARAIVVFTLSSKTARLIASRHPQTKIIALTPHSDIVRQLYLVWGVTPICYNFNKNGGLMFEKAIDMLISQKYIAKGNILVIVTGETHSPALSNMLKILQL; from the coding sequence ATGACACACAAAACAAAAATATTAGCAACATTAGGGCCTGCAACGAGCAGTGAGAAAATGATAAAAAGCTTAATATGTACAGGGGTAGATGCTTTTAGGCTTAATTTTTCTCATTCTACTCATGATGAACACAAAAAGCTTATTCGTATCATAAGAAAAATCTCAAAAGAGCTTAAAACATCAGTTTCAATTGTACAGGATCTTGGTGGCCCAAAAATCAGAGTAGGCACAGTTAATGATGAAAAAAAAGTGTACCTCAAAAAAGGAAATAGTATTCGTATTGTAAAAAAAGAAATCACGGGTGACGAGAATTGTATTTCAACAAATTATGGAGATATCGTTAATGCTGTTAAGATAGGCCAACGAATTTTGATAAATGACGGAATTATTTCTCTACGTGTCAAAGAGAAGAAAAATAATGAGCTTATCTGTGACATTATCGCGGGAGGTCTTCTTTCCAGCCGAAAGGGGATTAATCTTCCTGAAACGAAGCTGAGTTTGCCGTCGTTAACTGATAAAGATAAGAAAGATTTACTTTTTGGTTTGACAAACAATGTTGATTACATTGCGCTTTCTTTTGTGCGATCGGTAAGTGATATACAAATGCTCAAGTCAATAATTATGAAGCAGAATAAGAAAACACCTGTTATAGCAAAAATTGAGAAACCTGAGGCAATAAAAAATATAGATGCAATAATAGATGCTGTTGACGGAATAATGATTGCGCGAGGAGATCTTGCCATAGAGACTGCTATAGAATCTGTCCCTATATATCAGAAAAAAATAATACAAAAGTGCAGAGAGAAGCATGTTCTCGTTATTACCGCAACACAAATGCTTGAATCAATGGTGGAAAATGCTGTTCCGACACGCGCGGAAGCATCCGATGTAGCAAATGCAATTATTGATGGTACAGATTGTGTTATGTTATCGGCGGAGACATCTGTTGGTAAATACCCTGTGCGAGTTGTATCTACTATGAGGCGTATAATTAAAAGTGCCCAGCAGAGTCTATGGGGAAAAACTGACTATATAAAGATGTTGCATTTAAAAGGGTATATTCCACAGGAAGCGATTTCTCATTCTGCGTGTCTAGCTGCCGATGAGATGGGTGCTCGTGCCATTGTTGTATTTACGTTATCAAGTAAAACCGCAAGACTTATAGCAAGCAGACATCCGCAGACAAAGATTATTGCACTTACCCCGCATAGTGATATAGTGCGACAGTTATACTTGGTGTGGGGAGTTACACCGATTTGCTATAATTTTAATAAAAATGGTGGCTTGATGTTTGAAAAAGCTATTGATATGCTCATTTCTCAAAAATATATAGCAAAAGGGAATATTCTGGTAATTGTTACCGGAGAAACTCACAGCCCTGCACTATCAAATATGCTGAAAATTCTCCAGTTGTGA
- a CDS encoding aspartate-semialdehyde dehydrogenase, translating into MAKRINVAVVGATGAVGNEMLKILEERNFPFTELRLLASVRSKGKKLSCCGKEYTVEELTPDSFKDIDIALFSAGGSISKEFCPHAVKAGAICVDNTSQFRMDETVPLVVPEVNPQDISWHKGIIANPNCSTIQMVVALKPLHDKGKIKRVVVSTYQAVSGAGTSAVRALEDETREVLAGEEVTPKKFPYQIAFNLLPHIDVFLDNGYTKEEMKMTNETKKILGDDTVEVTATCVRVPVFTSHAESVNVETEKKISASEAREILSQAPGITVIDDLANTKYPLPIDATGKYDTYVGRIREDDTIPNGLNLWVVSDNLRKGAALNAVQIAELLISE; encoded by the coding sequence ATGGCTAAGAGAATAAATGTCGCAGTAGTCGGTGCAACAGGTGCAGTAGGAAATGAGATGTTAAAGATTCTTGAGGAAAGAAATTTTCCTTTTACAGAATTACGGTTGCTCGCATCTGTACGATCAAAAGGCAAAAAACTTTCTTGTTGCGGCAAAGAATATACAGTAGAAGAACTTACACCGGATTCTTTTAAGGATATAGACATAGCTCTTTTCAGCGCAGGAGGATCGATAAGCAAAGAATTTTGTCCTCACGCGGTAAAAGCAGGCGCGATATGTGTAGATAATACCAGCCAGTTCAGGATGGATGAAACGGTACCGCTTGTAGTCCCCGAAGTAAATCCGCAGGACATTTCGTGGCATAAAGGCATTATTGCAAATCCGAACTGTTCAACGATACAAATGGTAGTTGCATTAAAGCCACTGCATGATAAAGGTAAGATCAAAAGAGTAGTGGTATCTACCTATCAGGCAGTATCCGGAGCGGGCACCAGCGCTGTACGCGCACTAGAAGATGAAACAAGAGAAGTATTAGCTGGAGAAGAAGTAACTCCAAAAAAATTCCCCTATCAGATAGCGTTTAATCTCTTACCGCATATCGATGTCTTTCTTGATAATGGATATACCAAAGAAGAGATGAAAATGACCAATGAAACCAAGAAAATACTGGGAGATGATACCGTAGAAGTTACTGCAACGTGTGTCAGAGTCCCTGTATTCACTTCACATGCAGAGTCAGTGAATGTTGAAACAGAAAAAAAGATTTCCGCTTCTGAAGCTCGTGAGATCCTTTCACAGGCACCGGGGATAACGGTAATAGATGATCTGGCGAACACGAAATATCCGCTCCCGATAGATGCAACCGGCAAGTACGACACCTATGTCGGCCGGATAAGAGAAGATGATACCATTCCCAATGGACTGAATCTATGGGTCGTATCAGACAATTTACGTAAAGGTGCCGCATTAAACGCTGTACAGATAGCAGAACTTCTCATTTCAGAGTAA
- the ltrA gene encoding group II intron reverse transcriptase/maturase codes for METKLGLISQRAAKEPDMKFESLMHHINEGSLKANFYELGRNRAAGVDGVSWQEYEKGLESNVEDLLGRMKRMGYKPQAARRVYIPKDRHMRRPLGLPTIEDKIVQKTMARIMEAIYEQDFHECSYGFRAGKNCHQALKRVNDLINFKSINHVIEADIKGFFDNVSHEKLMELIKIRIKDEKFLRYLVRFLKAGYMEAGKLEKTEQGTPQGGNLSPMLANIFLHYVLDEWFEKEVKPSLKGQCYVVRYCDDFVILAQYKEEAKSIMKQVQERFMGYELELHPEKTSVKSFGRYERENSRNQRRKANTFEFLGFTHYCAISRKGKFKVGRRTSAKKLRKSCMAMNQWLKEIRNAVKLKEWWTILKTKINGHYRYYGVSENMRSVHVFYKRTLELVLKWLNRRSHRKSFSWAQFESYLKRYPLPKPHIVHSFYTVSHAE; via the coding sequence ATGGAAACGAAATTAGGTCTTATAAGTCAACGTGCCGCCAAGGAACCGGATATGAAATTCGAGAGTTTGATGCATCATATCAACGAAGGTTCGTTGAAGGCGAACTTCTATGAGCTTGGCAGGAACCGGGCCGCAGGAGTGGATGGTGTAAGCTGGCAAGAATATGAGAAAGGATTAGAATCCAATGTGGAAGACTTGCTCGGACGAATGAAGCGGATGGGGTATAAACCGCAAGCTGCCCGAAGGGTGTATATTCCTAAGGATAGACATATGAGAAGGCCATTGGGACTACCGACGATAGAAGACAAGATAGTTCAGAAGACAATGGCACGAATCATGGAGGCGATATATGAGCAAGACTTCCATGAATGCTCGTATGGTTTTCGAGCGGGGAAGAATTGTCACCAGGCGTTGAAGAGAGTCAATGACCTTATCAATTTTAAGTCCATAAATCATGTGATTGAAGCAGATATCAAGGGGTTCTTTGATAATGTATCACACGAGAAGCTAATGGAACTAATTAAGATAAGGATAAAAGACGAGAAATTTCTAAGGTATCTTGTACGTTTTCTCAAAGCGGGATATATGGAAGCAGGAAAGCTAGAGAAAACGGAACAGGGAACGCCGCAAGGGGGTAATTTAAGTCCGATGTTGGCAAACATATTCCTGCATTATGTATTAGACGAATGGTTTGAGAAGGAAGTCAAGCCGAGTCTAAAAGGACAATGTTACGTGGTACGGTATTGCGACGATTTTGTAATCCTCGCGCAGTACAAGGAGGAAGCAAAAAGTATTATGAAACAGGTGCAAGAGCGATTCATGGGATATGAATTGGAATTGCATCCAGAGAAGACAAGTGTGAAAAGTTTTGGCCGATATGAGCGGGAGAACTCGAGAAATCAGCGGCGCAAAGCCAACACGTTTGAGTTTCTGGGTTTCACGCATTATTGTGCCATAAGCAGGAAGGGAAAGTTTAAGGTGGGACGAAGGACGAGTGCAAAGAAACTCCGTAAGAGTTGTATGGCCATGAATCAGTGGCTAAAAGAAATACGGAATGCAGTGAAGCTGAAGGAATGGTGGACAATACTGAAAACCAAGATCAACGGACACTATCGATACTATGGAGTCAGTGAAAACATGAGAAGTGTGCATGTTTTCTATAAGAGGACTCTGGAGCTGGTGTTAAAATGGTTAAACAGGCGAAGCCATAGGAAGTCCTTTAGCTGGGCACAATTCGAGAGCTATCTTAAGCGATACCCGTTACCAAAACCGCACATTGTCCATAGCTTTTACACAGTATCGCATGCTGAGTGA